The Stratiformator vulcanicus genome has a segment encoding these proteins:
- a CDS encoding DMT family transporter — protein MSSPDPPAKTHHEQSELSFAQAAGLLLIGVMGIGFAPILARMAGWYEVDPTASAFWRFTLALPFLIGASWFQQHRGDTRPDDSPRSLREIAAVAVPGVFLACDMACWHVSFLYTPVANATVIANLATLLVAFIGWAVLRERLTWLYPAGVAAALVGVAILVDVRLDTRSTPFGNGMALAAAVCYAGYQIAAKLARRRFTARTILTYASIAGSLLLLPVPMLLGHRYLPNEAIGWLPLLGLAIIPHLLGQGLIATSLRHLPVSIASPLLLAQPIFVGLFGYLILGEAVGWTQVAGGVLVLVGLGIAIRGRG, from the coding sequence ATGTCCTCACCTGATCCCCCCGCGAAAACGCACCATGAGCAGTCGGAACTGAGCTTCGCCCAAGCGGCTGGGTTATTGCTGATCGGTGTGATGGGAATCGGGTTCGCGCCGATCCTCGCCCGTATGGCCGGATGGTACGAGGTCGACCCGACGGCCTCCGCATTTTGGCGGTTCACGCTCGCCCTTCCGTTTCTGATCGGTGCGTCGTGGTTTCAGCAACATCGCGGTGACACGAGACCCGACGATAGCCCGCGCTCACTTCGCGAGATCGCAGCCGTCGCCGTGCCGGGGGTGTTTCTCGCGTGCGACATGGCCTGCTGGCACGTGTCGTTTCTTTACACGCCGGTGGCGAACGCCACGGTGATTGCGAATCTCGCCACGCTGTTGGTCGCATTCATCGGTTGGGCGGTCCTGCGTGAGCGACTCACGTGGCTCTATCCGGCCGGTGTGGCGGCGGCTCTTGTGGGAGTCGCGATCCTGGTTGATGTCCGACTCGATACGCGGAGCACTCCCTTCGGCAACGGCATGGCGCTGGCGGCGGCGGTCTGCTACGCGGGATATCAGATTGCCGCCAAGTTGGCCCGTCGCCGCTTTACTGCCCGGACCATTCTGACGTACGCGTCGATCGCGGGCAGCCTGCTCCTACTGCCGGTGCCGATGCTCTTGGGGCATCGGTATTTGCCGAACGAAGCGATCGGCTGGCTGCCGCTGCTCGGCCTCGCGATAATCCCGCACTTGCTCGGCCAAGGCTTAATCGCGACGTCGCTACGGCACTTGCCGGTCAGCATCGCCTCTCCCCTGCTGCTGGCGCAGCCGATATTTGTCGGCCTGTTCGGGTATCTGATTTTGGGAGAAGCGGTCGGTTGGACGCAGGTCGCCGGGGGCGTGCTTGTGTTAGTCGGTCTCGGCATTGCCATCCGCGGTCGGGGCTGA
- a CDS encoding serine/threonine-protein kinase: MLANRPMIGGQVGPYELLSELGVGGAGEVYKGRHVETGNEAAIKVLLPQHAENEDVFRRFVREIGIAERLDDPHLVKHLDCSLHGDVLYYAMELVPWGSLRDILIQRDRLPWKEAVESAEHISSALAALHKEGIVHRDLKPDNVFLSDDGRLKIGDFGLARDLGATRLTIDGTTVGSMRYMAPEQVRGEDDLDGRVDLYALGCLLFEMVTGRLPFEGRATIDIFNAHVKETPPRASEFNPQIPRALDDLIAKLLEKSRDARPETATAVRTVLLKLLENDGNDVDVEALLAEVRIAPRTSAVEPAVPTSGEAVAESLTERLKNTEARPEVSAGRLAVIGVIVLVVAAIAWFATRSEATPDADEPSAPTADGNAETD, from the coding sequence ATGCTGGCGAATCGACCGATGATCGGCGGTCAGGTCGGCCCCTACGAGCTTCTGAGCGAATTGGGAGTTGGCGGTGCAGGGGAGGTCTACAAAGGTCGGCACGTTGAGACCGGCAACGAAGCCGCCATCAAGGTGTTGCTTCCGCAGCACGCCGAAAACGAAGACGTCTTTCGCCGGTTCGTGCGCGAGATCGGGATCGCCGAGCGGCTCGACGATCCGCATTTAGTCAAGCATCTCGATTGCAGCCTGCACGGCGACGTTCTGTACTACGCGATGGAACTGGTCCCGTGGGGCTCGCTCCGCGACATCCTCATCCAGCGAGATCGGCTGCCTTGGAAAGAAGCGGTCGAGTCAGCCGAGCACATCTCGTCGGCGCTCGCCGCACTGCATAAAGAGGGAATCGTCCACCGCGACCTCAAGCCCGACAACGTATTTCTCTCCGACGACGGACGGCTGAAGATCGGCGACTTCGGCTTAGCCCGTGATCTCGGCGCGACCCGCCTGACCATCGACGGGACGACGGTCGGGTCGATGCGGTATATGGCTCCCGAACAGGTCCGGGGAGAAGACGACCTCGACGGCCGCGTCGATCTCTACGCACTCGGATGCCTGTTGTTCGAGATGGTCACCGGTCGGCTGCCCTTCGAGGGCCGCGCCACGATCGACATCTTTAATGCGCACGTCAAAGAGACACCCCCGCGGGCGAGCGAGTTCAATCCGCAGATTCCGCGCGCGCTCGATGATCTCATCGCCAAACTGCTGGAAAAATCTCGTGACGCCCGCCCCGAGACGGCTACGGCTGTCCGAACCGTGCTGCTGAAGTTATTGGAAAACGACGGAAATGATGTCGATGTCGAGGCACTGCTCGCTGAGGTGCGGATAGCTCCGCGAACCTCGGCGGTCGAACCGGCCGTCCCCACTTCCGGAGAGGCGGTTGCGGAATCGCTGACCGAACGCCTGAAGAACACGGAGGCCCGGCCCGAAGTCTCGGCGGGGCGACTCGCCGTGATCGGGGTGATCGTACTGGTCGTTGCGGCGATCGCGTGGTTCGCAACGCGGAGCGAGGCCACGCCCGACGCGGACGAACCGTCAGCCCCGACCGCGGATGGCAATGCCGAGACCGACTAA
- a CDS encoding Gfo/Idh/MocA family protein → MPSAPAPVRVAVVGLGFGAEFLPIYQKHPQAEVRAISRRNEAELHKIGDAFGIENRYTEYEQVLADPEVDFVHINSPIPDHGWMSIEALKAGKHVMCTVPMATTIEECEQIAKLVDETGLKYMMAETVVYSREFLFIREMLKSGELGDVQYMQASHPQDMEGWPEYWERMIPMHYATHVVSPVLGLLDKRAEYVSCFGSGVVNADIAEKSGNKFAVESCHIKIRGSDVAAHIWRFLFDTARQYRESFDVYGTKKSFEWPLIEGEDPVIHTAKQPEAMIPERVKVTDFAHLLPEEIREFTQQVADQEHLSFIQGAGHGGSHPHMVHEFVSSLVDNRDPWPNARTSANWTCVGICAHQSAVEGGKIVPLPEFTIK, encoded by the coding sequence ATGCCTTCCGCCCCCGCCCCCGTTCGCGTTGCCGTCGTCGGACTCGGCTTTGGAGCCGAGTTTCTGCCGATTTATCAGAAGCACCCGCAGGCCGAGGTCCGGGCGATTTCCCGGCGTAACGAAGCGGAGCTCCATAAGATCGGCGACGCATTCGGGATCGAGAATCGCTACACCGAATACGAGCAGGTGCTGGCCGACCCGGAAGTCGACTTCGTCCACATCAACTCGCCGATTCCCGATCACGGTTGGATGTCGATCGAGGCGCTCAAAGCTGGCAAGCACGTGATGTGTACCGTGCCGATGGCGACCACGATCGAAGAGTGCGAGCAGATCGCCAAACTCGTCGACGAAACGGGACTCAAATACATGATGGCGGAGACGGTCGTCTACAGCCGCGAGTTTCTGTTCATTCGGGAAATGCTCAAAAGCGGCGAACTCGGCGACGTGCAGTACATGCAGGCCTCCCACCCGCAGGACATGGAGGGCTGGCCGGAATATTGGGAGCGAATGATCCCAATGCACTACGCCACGCACGTCGTCAGCCCGGTGCTGGGCTTGCTCGACAAGCGAGCCGAGTACGTGTCGTGCTTCGGCTCCGGGGTCGTCAACGCCGACATTGCCGAGAAGTCAGGTAATAAATTCGCCGTAGAGTCGTGTCATATTAAGATTAGAGGCTCCGACGTCGCCGCGCATATCTGGCGGTTCCTGTTCGACACGGCCCGGCAATATCGCGAGAGCTTCGACGTCTACGGCACAAAGAAGAGTTTTGAATGGCCGCTCATTGAAGGCGAAGACCCGGTCATTCACACGGCCAAGCAGCCGGAGGCAATGATCCCCGAACGAGTGAAGGTGACCGATTTCGCCCACTTGTTGCCGGAAGAGATACGCGAGTTTACGCAGCAGGTCGCCGATCAAGAGCACCTTTCCTTTATTCAGGGAGCCGGCCACGGCGGCTCGCACCCACACATGGTCCACGAATTCGTGTCGTCACTCGTTGACAATCGCGATCCGTGGCCGAACGCGCGGACCAGCGCGAATTGGACCTGCGTCGGAATTTGTGCCCATCAATCAGCAGTCGAAGGGGGCAAAATCGTCCCCCTTCCTGAATTCACAATAAAATAA
- the fbp gene encoding class 1 fructose-bisphosphatase, translating into MSQNTTSPNYRPESTPLADRGFVTVQQHILSEQTRFPGASGEFSWLLSGITLATKLIANKVRLAGLNDMTGRAGAVNVQGEQQQKLDVYADGVLAECLAFRESIGMLVSEESEHPLVLREDASKSKYAVVFDPLDGSSNIDVGVSVGTTFSVFHKPDDPATANDPAKWALQAGSKQVAAGYVVYGSSTILVYSVGNGVHGFTLDPSIGAFLLSHENMQMPQQGRYYSTNEAYRDRFPPHYGEYIDMLRRGELGYKYSSRYIGSLVADFHRTLLRGGVFLYPPTTEQPDGKLRLLYEANTIAFLAEQAGGVALSGDERTVDIVPTDIHQRVPLVVGSKMEMDAYQRMASGG; encoded by the coding sequence ATGTCTCAGAACACAACCAGTCCGAATTACCGTCCGGAATCGACGCCGCTGGCTGATCGCGGTTTTGTGACGGTGCAGCAGCACATTTTGAGTGAGCAGACCCGCTTCCCCGGGGCGTCGGGCGAATTCAGTTGGCTGCTGTCGGGAATCACGCTGGCGACGAAACTGATTGCCAACAAGGTGCGGCTGGCCGGGCTGAACGACATGACCGGGCGAGCCGGCGCGGTCAATGTGCAGGGCGAGCAGCAGCAGAAGCTCGACGTTTACGCCGACGGCGTACTCGCCGAGTGCCTCGCGTTTCGCGAGAGCATTGGGATGCTGGTTTCGGAGGAGTCCGAGCATCCGCTGGTGCTGCGGGAAGACGCGTCGAAGTCAAAATACGCGGTGGTCTTCGATCCGCTGGATGGGTCGTCAAATATCGACGTCGGTGTCTCGGTCGGCACGACGTTCAGCGTGTTTCACAAGCCGGACGATCCCGCGACGGCGAATGACCCGGCCAAATGGGCGTTGCAGGCGGGCAGCAAACAGGTCGCCGCCGGTTACGTCGTGTACGGCTCCTCGACGATTCTCGTCTACAGCGTCGGCAACGGCGTGCATGGTTTCACGCTCGACCCGTCGATCGGGGCGTTTCTGCTCAGTCACGAAAACATGCAGATGCCGCAGCAGGGCCGCTATTACTCAACGAACGAAGCCTATCGCGACCGCTTTCCGCCACATTACGGCGAGTACATCGATATGCTCCGGCGGGGCGAACTCGGCTACAAGTATTCGTCGCGCTACATCGGCTCGCTTGTAGCCGACTTCCACCGCACGCTCCTCCGGGGCGGGGTGTTCCTTTATCCGCCGACGACCGAGCAGCCCGACGGCAAGCTGCGGCTGCTGTATGAAGCGAACACAATCGCCTTTCTCGCCGAGCAGGCCGGGGGCGTCGCACTGAGCGGAGACGAACGGACTGTCGATATCGTCCCGACCGACATCCACCAGCGCGTGCCGCTCGTCGTGGGCAGCAAGATGGAGATGGACGCCTACCAACGGATGGCATCGGGCGGATGA
- a CDS encoding MarR family winged helix-turn-helix transcriptional regulator, whose product MSLAREIKKKRPFDCPEQEAALNLRRTAGIVLEQHDRLFKRHGISSPLYNILRILRGNDGGLPCSEIGSQMVTRVPDTTRLIDRLERLGFVLRERGESDRRVVTVKITSAGLELLASLERPVMDLHKQSLGHLSESELADLNRLLTKARSASDDAAS is encoded by the coding sequence ATGTCCCTCGCTCGAGAAATCAAAAAGAAAAGGCCGTTCGACTGCCCCGAGCAGGAGGCCGCGCTCAATCTCCGCCGGACGGCGGGGATCGTTCTGGAACAGCACGATCGGCTGTTCAAGCGGCACGGGATTTCCTCGCCGCTCTACAACATTCTGCGAATTCTCCGCGGCAACGACGGCGGATTGCCCTGTTCGGAGATCGGCTCGCAGATGGTGACGCGGGTGCCCGACACGACGCGGCTGATCGATCGCCTGGAGCGATTGGGGTTCGTCCTGCGAGAGCGGGGCGAGTCCGACCGACGGGTCGTCACGGTGAAGATCACCTCAGCCGGTCTCGAGCTGCTCGCGTCGCTCGAACGACCGGTGATGGATTTGCACAAACAGTCGCTGGGTCACCTCTCTGAATCGGAACTGGCCGACTTGAATCGCCTGCTGACCAAAGCACGCTCCGCAAGTGATGACGCCGCCAGTTAG
- a CDS encoding XylR family transcriptional regulator has translation MSRRHVALLIESSNAYSRGLLEGIIAYTKQHDRWSVSLPEQGRGAAPPTWLTRWKGDGIIARIETPEIAQAVRKARVPTIDLSAGRHLPEVPCIETDDEAIAQAAFDHLAERGFRSFGFLGEPEFAWSNNRRDSFSKLVKDAGGDLSIFDSKPSHEPRYSWRREWKRLVRWIESLPKPAGVMACYDIAAVRLLDACREIGIAVPESVAVIGVDDDPLLCDLSRPSLSSVVPDASRTGRMAAEQLDAMIAGERTGPLLKLVKPLGITTRQSTEVLAIEDPLIARSVRIIRERAFDGISVGDVLREIPLSRRLFESRFVAELGVTPRRMLTRLQMERASLLLRTTELTIAAVASAVGYSHVESFSVAFRRESGVPPGEYRRATATGNQNGGQRGASGI, from the coding sequence GTGAGTCGGCGTCATGTCGCGTTGTTGATTGAGAGTTCCAATGCGTATTCGCGTGGGCTGCTCGAAGGAATCATTGCCTACACTAAGCAACACGACCGGTGGTCTGTTTCGCTGCCGGAGCAGGGACGGGGCGCAGCGCCGCCGACGTGGCTGACGCGTTGGAAGGGCGACGGCATCATCGCCCGCATCGAAACGCCGGAAATCGCCCAAGCGGTCCGAAAGGCCCGTGTGCCGACGATCGATCTGAGCGCGGGGCGCCATCTGCCGGAGGTCCCGTGCATCGAGACCGACGATGAGGCGATCGCGCAGGCAGCCTTCGATCATCTCGCCGAACGCGGGTTCCGCAGCTTTGGATTCCTCGGTGAGCCGGAGTTTGCTTGGTCGAATAACCGGCGAGACAGCTTCAGCAAGTTGGTCAAAGACGCCGGTGGCGATCTTTCCATTTTCGACAGTAAACCATCGCACGAGCCCAGGTACTCGTGGCGGCGGGAGTGGAAACGGCTGGTGCGATGGATCGAGTCACTGCCGAAACCGGCCGGAGTCATGGCGTGCTATGACATCGCCGCGGTCCGGCTGCTCGACGCGTGTCGCGAGATCGGAATTGCGGTCCCGGAATCAGTGGCGGTGATCGGCGTTGACGACGACCCGCTGCTGTGCGACTTGAGCCGGCCTTCATTGTCGAGCGTCGTCCCGGACGCCTCCCGCACCGGCCGCATGGCTGCCGAACAGCTCGACGCGATGATCGCCGGGGAGCGAACCGGCCCGCTGCTAAAGCTGGTGAAACCCTTGGGCATCACGACGCGACAATCGACCGAGGTCTTGGCGATCGAAGACCCGCTGATCGCGCGGTCGGTGCGGATCATCCGCGAGAGGGCCTTCGACGGCATCTCGGTCGGCGACGTCCTGCGCGAAATTCCGCTGTCCCGTCGACTATTCGAGAGCCGATTCGTGGCGGAATTAGGTGTGACGCCAAGGCGAATGCTGACGCGGCTGCAGATGGAGCGGGCGTCACTACTGCTACGAACCACCGAGTTGACGATCGCCGCCGTCGCCTCGGCGGTGGGTTACTCGCACGTCGAGTCTTTCAGCGTGGCTTTTCGAAGGGAGTCGGGCGTGCCGCCGGGGGAGTATCGGCGCGCGACCGCGACCGGCAATCAGAATGGCGGACAGAGGGGAGCGAGCGGCATTTGA
- a CDS encoding nicotinamide mononucleotide transporter, producing MPPLELFQYYGVDHAAMILCFVAMWLIGNKNPSGFVVFMLGNACWTVFGVMTASVGVIIGNVGFILLNARGLWQWAQEKKLAAATE from the coding sequence ATGCCCCCACTCGAACTGTTTCAATATTACGGCGTCGATCACGCGGCCATGATTCTGTGCTTCGTGGCGATGTGGCTGATCGGCAACAAGAATCCGTCCGGATTTGTCGTGTTCATGCTCGGCAATGCCTGCTGGACGGTCTTCGGCGTCATGACCGCCAGCGTCGGAGTGATCATCGGCAACGTCGGTTTCATCTTGCTCAACGCCCGCGGCCTGTGGCAATGGGCTCAAGAGAAGAAATTGGCAGCCGCGACGGAGTGA
- a CDS encoding PVC-type heme-binding CxxCH protein, translated as MSLRSVACLASLLIAGACSAENVDYDTIQLSDEFYGEGAAFADFDGDGHVDIASGPYIYYGPDWKSNVVEVYEPKPFNPKGYSDNFFAFGDDINSDGKPDLLVIGFPGKAAYWFENTGRDGHWPRHLVLESVDNESPTFADINGDGTKELICAHNGFYGYAARSAQPEAAWEFRPITPQKNIHKFTHGLGVGDVSGDGRPDLLEKKGWWEQPASGTGRWTLHPYQFTNRGGAQMHAYDFDGDGDNDVLTGMHAHGYGLAWFEQFKEKGEIKFRKHLIMGESADERPFELSVSQLHAIELVDLDGDGLKDVITGKRWWAHGGKDIGADGPVLLVAMLTRRSDLGKVTFEPKQLDVGSGVGVQVQVGDVNDDDVPDVVVGSKKGTFVTISQTSTVESAHAFGRPEMVDRIVVDKAADHMSVPEGFRVQLAAAEPDVRQPIAMALDDRGRVWVAEAYEYPRRAKGDKGRDRILIFEDTDLDGTLDKRTIFYEGLNLVSGLEVGFGGVWVGAAPYFMFIPDADGDDVPDGEPEILLDGWAWQDTHETLNAFIWGPDGWLYGCHGVFTHSNVGKPGAADSERQRINCGVWRYHPTKHEFEVFAHGTSNPWGVDFNDRGHAFITACVIPHLYHVIQGARYQRQAGQHFNPYTYDDIKTIAKHRHWDGTNPWQSSRRGADEFGGGHAHAGAMLYLGGEWPEKYRNKLLMNNIHGARLNQDQLSRDGSGYVGNRCPDFLFANDKSSQIINMRYGPDGQMTMIDWYDIQQCHRVDISQHDRGNGRIFRVSYDNAKPIKIDLKDKSDLELVELQLHENDWFVRHARRLLQERGGNPEVHERLEEIALNHNDVTRRLRGLWASHVTGGLTDEIAEQALNDSDPAVRGWAIQLLMEDRQLSDAQLDIFVRMAKEDASQLVRLYLASAAGRMDMEQRVPLLWQLVKHSEDVGDHNLPLMYWYALEPVAGADHATGLEIAAGSPIPLLYEFAARRIAEGRQAESFAFLTGQILKTENTGRRRDLLDAMLLALRGVRSYEMPRDWVAVRETLRRSGEKTLQTPTRSLALRFGDKRVIGELHRLAKDSGAPDDRRREAIKALQAVREPGLPPILFELVQKGELRPAALRALAEYDREETPQVILNYFAEFDLESRRAAYSTLASRASYAHQLLDAAENGVLKISDIPADIVRQITNLGDKKLSDRIASVWGSVRSTPKEKQDQIRRLTRQQNAVYFEKPDLTLGRAVFVETCAQCHELFGTGGDIGPGITGANRGSLEYLLHNIVDPSAVMAKQYRPIVAVGVDGRVTTGLPVDETDVSLTLKTVDGKVVLSKDELEFWNRSDQSMMPENQLKNKSPEEVRSLLAYLQSLKQVPIKATPKVLPKFFNGEDLTGWIGNKEYWAVEDGEIVGRAPKMNHLEFLTSELTFGDFKLTVDVKLVENKGNSGIQFRSERLSNTEVHGYQADIGEGWWGKLYEEGGRKLLWEKSGEAFVKPGEWNEYTIEAVGDRVRTSINGHECVNLVDPEGRKEGQIALQLHVSGPTHVRYKNFRIELK; from the coding sequence ATGTCCCTTCGCTCTGTCGCCTGCTTGGCTTCCCTACTAATTGCCGGGGCGTGTTCGGCTGAGAACGTCGATTACGACACGATTCAGCTCTCCGACGAATTCTACGGCGAAGGAGCAGCCTTTGCCGATTTCGACGGCGACGGGCACGTCGATATCGCCAGCGGGCCGTACATCTATTACGGCCCTGATTGGAAATCCAACGTTGTCGAAGTTTACGAACCGAAACCCTTCAATCCGAAGGGCTACTCGGATAATTTCTTCGCCTTTGGGGACGATATTAATAGTGACGGAAAGCCCGATCTCTTAGTCATCGGATTTCCCGGCAAAGCAGCCTACTGGTTTGAAAACACAGGCCGCGACGGACACTGGCCCCGTCACCTTGTGCTCGAATCGGTCGATAACGAGTCCCCCACGTTCGCCGATATTAACGGCGACGGTACTAAAGAGCTGATCTGCGCTCACAACGGTTTTTATGGCTACGCGGCTCGCTCTGCTCAGCCGGAAGCCGCGTGGGAGTTTCGGCCGATCACTCCGCAGAAGAACATTCATAAGTTTACCCACGGCCTGGGCGTGGGCGATGTCAGCGGTGACGGACGGCCTGATCTATTGGAAAAGAAGGGCTGGTGGGAACAACCCGCCTCAGGCACCGGTCGTTGGACGCTCCACCCCTATCAATTTACGAATCGCGGCGGCGCTCAGATGCATGCCTACGACTTCGATGGCGACGGGGACAATGACGTTCTGACCGGCATGCACGCCCACGGCTACGGCCTCGCATGGTTCGAGCAGTTTAAAGAAAAGGGCGAAATTAAATTTCGCAAGCATCTCATCATGGGTGAGTCGGCCGACGAGCGCCCGTTCGAACTTTCCGTCTCTCAATTGCATGCGATTGAACTGGTTGACCTCGACGGCGACGGTTTGAAAGACGTCATCACCGGCAAACGCTGGTGGGCCCATGGCGGCAAAGACATAGGAGCCGACGGGCCGGTGCTACTTGTCGCGATGCTGACCCGACGCTCGGACTTGGGAAAGGTCACCTTTGAGCCGAAGCAACTCGATGTTGGTTCCGGGGTCGGTGTGCAGGTGCAGGTCGGCGATGTGAACGACGATGACGTCCCCGATGTGGTCGTGGGCAGCAAAAAAGGCACCTTTGTGACTATCAGCCAGACGAGCACCGTCGAATCGGCTCACGCCTTCGGGCGACCCGAGATGGTCGATCGAATCGTTGTCGACAAAGCCGCCGACCACATGTCGGTTCCGGAAGGGTTTCGGGTGCAACTCGCCGCCGCGGAACCCGATGTCCGGCAGCCGATTGCCATGGCACTTGATGATCGAGGACGGGTGTGGGTGGCAGAGGCTTATGAATACCCGCGCCGGGCGAAAGGCGACAAAGGCCGCGACCGCATTTTAATTTTCGAAGATACCGATCTCGACGGCACGCTCGACAAGCGAACGATCTTCTATGAAGGCTTAAATCTCGTCAGCGGGCTTGAAGTCGGCTTCGGCGGAGTGTGGGTCGGAGCCGCGCCATATTTCATGTTCATCCCGGATGCGGACGGCGACGACGTTCCCGATGGCGAGCCGGAGATTCTACTGGACGGCTGGGCCTGGCAGGATACGCACGAAACCTTAAACGCGTTCATTTGGGGACCCGATGGCTGGCTCTACGGATGTCACGGCGTCTTTACGCATTCCAACGTCGGTAAGCCGGGGGCGGCCGATTCTGAACGTCAGCGGATCAACTGCGGCGTGTGGCGTTATCATCCGACGAAGCACGAGTTTGAAGTCTTCGCGCACGGCACCAGCAATCCATGGGGCGTCGATTTTAATGATCGCGGACACGCCTTCATTACGGCGTGCGTGATTCCGCACCTGTATCACGTCATTCAGGGGGCCCGATATCAGCGTCAGGCAGGCCAGCACTTCAATCCTTACACGTATGACGACATTAAGACCATTGCGAAACATCGCCACTGGGATGGGACCAATCCGTGGCAGTCGTCGCGCCGAGGGGCCGACGAATTCGGAGGCGGACACGCCCACGCGGGGGCGATGCTCTATCTCGGCGGAGAATGGCCCGAAAAATACCGTAACAAGCTCCTGATGAACAACATCCACGGAGCGCGGCTGAATCAGGATCAATTGTCACGTGACGGCTCGGGTTATGTCGGCAACCGCTGCCCCGACTTCCTGTTCGCCAACGATAAGTCATCGCAGATTATTAACATGCGGTATGGACCCGACGGTCAGATGACAATGATCGACTGGTACGATATTCAACAGTGCCACCGTGTTGATATCAGTCAGCACGACCGCGGCAACGGACGAATTTTCCGCGTGAGCTATGACAATGCGAAGCCGATTAAGATCGATTTGAAAGACAAGTCCGACCTCGAACTGGTCGAACTGCAACTCCATGAGAATGACTGGTTTGTCCGACACGCCCGGCGACTTTTGCAGGAGCGGGGCGGCAATCCGGAAGTTCATGAACGGCTCGAAGAGATTGCGCTCAATCACAATGACGTGACCCGCCGCCTGCGTGGGCTGTGGGCGTCGCACGTGACCGGGGGCTTGACCGACGAGATCGCCGAGCAGGCTCTTAATGACAGCGATCCGGCGGTTCGTGGTTGGGCGATCCAACTGTTGATGGAAGACCGCCAATTGAGCGACGCGCAGCTCGACATATTTGTGCGAATGGCCAAAGAGGACGCGTCGCAGCTCGTACGTCTTTATCTGGCCTCGGCGGCCGGACGGATGGATATGGAGCAGCGGGTTCCGCTTCTTTGGCAACTTGTGAAGCATTCCGAAGATGTCGGCGATCACAACCTGCCGCTGATGTACTGGTATGCCTTGGAACCCGTGGCGGGGGCCGACCACGCGACCGGATTGGAAATTGCGGCCGGTTCGCCAATTCCGTTGCTATACGAATTCGCGGCGCGGCGGATCGCCGAGGGGCGTCAGGCAGAGTCGTTCGCTTTCCTCACCGGGCAAATACTTAAGACCGAAAATACCGGGCGGCGGAGAGATTTGCTCGATGCGATGCTGCTCGCATTACGTGGCGTTCGAAGCTACGAGATGCCCCGCGATTGGGTGGCGGTCCGCGAGACGCTGCGCCGCAGCGGTGAGAAGACCCTGCAAACGCCCACGCGATCTCTCGCACTGCGGTTTGGCGACAAGCGAGTTATTGGGGAACTGCATCGCTTGGCGAAAGACTCAGGGGCACCGGATGACCGGCGACGGGAGGCTATTAAAGCATTGCAAGCCGTTCGTGAACCGGGCCTGCCGCCTATTCTGTTCGAATTAGTCCAGAAGGGTGAGTTACGACCGGCCGCGTTAAGAGCACTTGCCGAATACGACCGCGAAGAGACGCCGCAGGTGATTCTTAATTATTTTGCGGAGTTCGATCTCGAGTCGCGGCGGGCCGCCTATTCGACATTGGCATCGCGAGCCTCCTATGCCCATCAATTGCTCGATGCCGCGGAAAATGGTGTGCTTAAAATAAGTGACATTCCGGCCGACATCGTTCGACAGATCACGAATTTGGGTGATAAGAAACTTTCCGATCGCATCGCCTCGGTTTGGGGGTCGGTCCGGTCGACACCGAAGGAAAAGCAGGATCAAATCCGTCGTCTCACGCGTCAGCAGAACGCGGTTTATTTTGAAAAGCCCGATCTCACGTTGGGCCGGGCGGTGTTTGTCGAAACTTGTGCGCAGTGTCACGAGCTTTTCGGCACCGGCGGCGATATCGGGCCGGGGATTACCGGGGCCAATCGGGGGAGCCTTGAGTACCTCCTGCACAACATTGTCGACCCGAGCGCCGTTATGGCTAAGCAGTACCGGCCGATCGTGGCGGTTGGGGTTGACGGTCGGGTGACGACCGGGTTGCCCGTCGATGAGACCGACGTCTCTCTCACCTTAAAAACCGTCGACGGCAAGGTGGTGCTCTCCAAAGACGAGCTGGAGTTCTGGAACCGCAGCGATCAATCAATGATGCCTGAGAATCAGCTCAAAAATAAGTCACCTGAAGAAGTGCGGTCGCTGCTGGCCTATCTGCAAAGCCTCAAGCAGGTGCCGATTAAGGCCACTCCAAAGGTTCTCCCGAAATTCTTCAACGGCGAGGATCTCACCGGCTGGATCGGTAACAAAGAATATTGGGCCGTTGAGGACGGCGAGATCGTCGGCCGAGCGCCGAAGATGAACCACCTAGAGTTCTTAACCAGCGAATTGACCTTCGGCGACTTCAAGTTGACGGTTGACGTCAAGCTGGTCGAGAACAAAGGCAACAGCGGAATTCAATTTCGTTCCGAACGCCTTTCCAACACCGAGGTTCACGGCTATCAGGCCGACATCGGTGAGGGCTGGTGGGGAAAACTCTATGAAGAGGGCGGCCGTAAGCTGCTGTGGGAAAAGTCGGGTGAAGCCTTCGTGAAGCCTGGCGAATGGAACGAGTACACCATCGAAGCCGTCGGCGACCGCGTTCGCACCTCGATTAATGGCCACGAGTGTGTCAACCTCGTCGATCCGGAGGGACGCAAGGAAGGCCAGATCGCATTGCAGCTCCACGTCAGCGGCCCGACTCATGTGCGGTATAAGAATTTTCGGATTGAATTGAAATAG